Within Oleidesulfovibrio alaskensis DSM 16109, the genomic segment AGACAGGCGCGCGCAGCGGCACCGGTGAACGGCAGCCCCACAGGTGTAAAGCTGCAGCGCTCGTCATCCTCCGAACCATACAGAGGAGCCAGTCCGGGATTAAAGAAACGCACCTGAGGCAAAGAGAGAGCCCCCGTTCCTGTTTCGGGCACCACAGGATGCATACAGGGCACCGCCACAACAGGCGGTTCAGAACATGTTCGGTCATTATTCACCGGCATAACCGTTTTCTCCAGCATTTCAATCGTTATGATTCGGATGGCTGCTCAGTACGAAAGCGGAACCTGCGGCAGACGCCTTCACAGGCGGGCAGCCGCAGAATACACAGTCCACCCAGCGAATGGGTGCAGTCGATGCTTTCCGGAGCACCGTCATCCTCTTCTCCGGCACAGCCGCCGCAACCGCGGCAGCCGACTTCCGGCCGGTATTCTTCGCAGGCGCTGCCGGCAGGCGGCACGCCCTCCATCAGCCGGAAGATGACGTTAAAGGCTTTGTCACCTGACAGATTAAAGCCATCTGCCCGGTTCATCAGCTCTTCATACGCAGCCACAATACGGACAATCTCGGTACAATGAAAAGACTCGTCCAGACCGGGGTTCAGCTCTTCTTCGTACAGGCAGTGCCCCGACACATAAAAATCACATGCCACACCGGGCATTCTGCAGACAGTACCCACTGCATCAGCCCTGCGAGACGGTTTCATAGGGCCACATATCCATGCCGCCGTCCAGCACATAGACATGCCCTGCGCCCAGCCCTGCCAGATAACAGGCCACACTCCACGCATCATCAGAGCTGCGGCCGACGATGACCAGCGGGGTGAATCTGGGCACTTCATCCTGCAGCCGCTCTTTCAGCTGGGGCAGAGGAATGTTGCAGGCGTCTTCGATATGTCCTTTTTTCCACTCCGGCTGCGACCGCAGATCAAGGGTGAAAAACTCCGCACCGGCAGCGCGGGAAGCTATCAGTTCATCAGGGCTGATGCCGAACACTTTGCCCCGCAGCTTGTTATCAACAATGCAGGCAGCGGAACGCAGCAGGCGCCCGCTTTCGCCGGGCAGGTCCAGTGCCGCCAGCATTTCCACCGTCATGCCGCCGGACAGTGCCAGCGCCCCGGCAGAAGCGAATCCGTCGGACAACCCGCAGGGGTCACCCGATACAGCCTGAACCCCCAGAACGCGGCGGGTGGATTTGTCCACCACCAGCTTTACGGCACAGGGTGCCAGTCCTGCGGCCCCGCCGCCGGTTTTCAGCATGGCAAATTCGGCTTCGATGCCGGCAGCCAGAGCCTCGGCCAGTCCGGTACCGGCTTTAAACAGCCTGCCGCCGGGAAAAGCCTGCGTCACCGGAGCGATCATGGGCCCGGCAGAGAAAGGCTGTTCACCGGAAAGGACATCAGCCACATGGCGGGCCATGGAGAAAACAGATTCTTCACCGGCCACCACAGGCAGCTGCGCTGCCCCGCAGTGCTTTACGGAAACAGCACTGCCGATGGCGTATACATCCGGTATACCGGTCATGAAATTATCATCCACAGCCAGCAGGCCGTTTTCGGCAAGCTCGATGCCTTCGTTGGCCAGCAGCGGATGCACGGCCCGCTGCGGGTCCGCCCAGAAAAACATGTCGCCGCTCACGCTTTGTGCTTCCGGCGACTCCAGTGAAACCAGCAGGCCGTCCGCGTCCGTCACCGTGGCCAGCTGGTCAAGGCGGAAGCTGCTCCAGTCGAGAATCTGTACTCCGCCGGCACAGGCAGTTATCAGCGAATCGGCATGGAACCACATGTCGGCATCAAGCACCGGTGACTGCGCAGGGGCGGTGCGCAACCAGCGCACGGGAACGTCCGAAGAGGCGAGAAGCCGGACAAGTTCCACAGCCTGACGGCTGCTTCCCACCACTACAGCAACAGAGGGGCGGATTTCTGCCAGAATGGTATCAAGCGCCGCCACATCTCCCACCGGCCAGGGAACAACATTGTCACAGCGGCGCAACGCTCTGGGTACACGGGGAACGGTGTTTATTTCCAGCACCAGCTGGTCAAAACGCATGGGCAGCCAGCCTCTGGCCGAGCGAACGTGGATTTCACGCTTTTCAAAATCAAAATCCAGCTCATCCGTTTCCAGCACGCCCACATCACGGGTTTTCATCTGTTCAAGCGAAATGCGGTTCTTTTTCGCATAGCTGCCGAAAACCCCCTTGCCGGCATCGCCGGCGGAAGACAGCACCAGATTCACCTCGGCGTTCTCCGTCATCCGTCTTGTCCGGGCCGCCAGCTTGGCCGCTGCGGCGCCTTCCCCCACAATTACTATCCTGCGCATTATCCGTGCTCCTTCCTGTGACCGGACATCCTGCCGCACAACCGTCTGATACGGGGCGGCAGGCGCTCTTCAGCATCAGTTATTTTTTTATAAAACCCTAGCGATTATGGCCTGCCAACCGCAGCGCGCCTTGACCTCAAAGGCTCACCTTGTGTATAGCGACCTCATTATCCCACGGAGGCATGCTATGTTCGGAATTGGAATTCCCGAGTTGCTGGTTATCTTCGTCCTCATCCTTCTGGTTTTCGGGGCCAAAAGGCTGCCCGAAATAGGCGGAGGACTGGGGCGCGCGATCAAAAACTTCAAA encodes:
- a CDS encoding rhodanese-like domain-containing protein; this encodes MRRIVIVGEGAAAAKLAARTRRMTENAEVNLVLSSAGDAGKGVFGSYAKKNRISLEQMKTRDVGVLETDELDFDFEKREIHVRSARGWLPMRFDQLVLEINTVPRVPRALRRCDNVVPWPVGDVAALDTILAEIRPSVAVVVGSSRQAVELVRLLASSDVPVRWLRTAPAQSPVLDADMWFHADSLITACAGGVQILDWSSFRLDQLATVTDADGLLVSLESPEAQSVSGDMFFWADPQRAVHPLLANEGIELAENGLLAVDDNFMTGIPDVYAIGSAVSVKHCGAAQLPVVAGEESVFSMARHVADVLSGEQPFSAGPMIAPVTQAFPGGRLFKAGTGLAEALAAGIEAEFAMLKTGGGAAGLAPCAVKLVVDKSTRRVLGVQAVSGDPCGLSDGFASAGALALSGGMTVEMLAALDLPGESGRLLRSAACIVDNKLRGKVFGISPDELIASRAAGAEFFTLDLRSQPEWKKGHIEDACNIPLPQLKERLQDEVPRFTPLVIVGRSSDDAWSVACYLAGLGAGHVYVLDGGMDMWPYETVSQG
- a CDS encoding twin-arginine translocase TatA/TatE family subunit, producing the protein MFGIGIPELLVIFVLILLVFGAKRLPEIGGGLGRAIKNFKKATTEPDEIDVTPSSEKKHKDE